One genomic region from Populus nigra chromosome 8, ddPopNigr1.1, whole genome shotgun sequence encodes:
- the LOC133700623 gene encoding WRKY transcription factor 28-like: MSAASSTRETSMETDQEDREEQDTDRRGQRLVLPEDGHGWKKYGQKFIKKIGKFRSYFKCQKQDCVAKKRVEWSNPDNIRIWYEGSHNHASSTQGTSSSAANQYSLYAQVFGSDQPAASRAHHRDA, encoded by the exons ATGAGCGCAGCTTCTTCAACCAGAGAAACCTCCAT GGAAACTGATCAGGAGGATAGAGAAGAGCAGGATACAGATCGAAGAGGGCAGAGATTGGTGCTGCCAGAAGATGGGCATGGATGGAAGAAATATGGCCAgaagttcattaaaaaaattggaaaattccg GAGCTATTTTAAATGCCAGAAGCAGGATTGTGTGGCAAAGAAGAGAGTTGAGTGGTCCAACCCTGATAATATTCGAATATGGTACGAGGGATCTCACAATCATGCCTCGTCTACACAAGGGACTTCTTCCTCCGCTGCAAATCAGTACAGCTTGTACGCTCAAGTTTTTGGATCAGATCAACCAGCTGCTTCACGCGCGCATCATCGAGATGCTTAA
- the LOC133701063 gene encoding probable serine/threonine-protein kinase PBL16, whose amino-acid sequence MGNCCYRREPSVYNEKSESPRDKSPSGRPTKDDRKLPSNPEEVEDLRRDSAANPLIAFTFAELKLITGNFRQDHLLGGGGFGSVYKGLITEDLREGLQPLQVAVKVHDGDNSYQGHREWLAEVIFLGQLSHPNLVKLIGYCCEDEQRVLIYEYMSRGSVENVLFSRVLLPLPWSIRMKIAYGAAKGLAFLHEAEKPVIYRDFKTSNILLDQDYNAKLSDFGLAKDGPIGDKTHVSTRIMGTYGYAAPEYIMTGHLTPRSDVYSFGVVLLELLTGRKSLDKSRTAREQNLTDWAIPLLKEKKKLLNIVDPRLEGDYPIKGVHKAAMLAYHCLNRNPKARPLMRDIVDSLEPLQEPEDVQNEKPVLTVIHGVADGQLKGKEGSM is encoded by the exons AGTCTCCGAGAGACAAAAGTCCATCAGGAAGACCAACAAAGGATGATAGAAAGCTACCTTCAAATCCAGAAGAAGTAGAGGACCTGCGTCGTGATTCAGCGGCAAATCCATTGATTGCTTTTACGTTCGCTGAACTAAAATTAATCACTGGAAATTTTAGGCAAGATCATTTGCTGGGCGGAGGAGGATTTGGGAGTGTTTATAAAGGGCTCATTACAGAGGATTTGAGAGAGGGGCTTCAGCCCCTTCAAGTTGCCGTTAAGGTTCATGATGGTGATAATAGTTACCAGGGCCATAGAGAATGGCTG GCAGAAGTCATATTCCTGGGGCAGCTTTCTCATCCAAACCTGGTGAAATTGATTGGATATTGCTGTGAGGACGAACAACGGGTTCTGATATACGAGTATATGTCTCGGGGAAGCGTGGAAAACGTCCTGTTCTCAA GAGTATTGCTTCCTCTTCCATGGTCAATTAGAATGAAGATTGCATATGGTGCAGCAAAAGGACTTGCCTTTCTACATGAAGCTGAAAAACCTGTCATCTATCGCGATTTTAAGACATCTAATATTCTCTTAGAccag GACTACAATGCAAAGCTCTCTGACTTTGGCCTTGCAAAAGATGGACCTATAGGAGACAAAACTCATGTTTCCACTCGCATAATGGGGACTTACGGGTATGCAGCACCTGAATATATAATGACAG GCCATTTGACTCCAAGAAGCGATGTATACAGTTTTGGTGTTGTTCTTCTTGAACTTCTGACAGGAAGAAAATCTCTAGACAAATCACGAACAGCCCGTGAGCAGAACCTAACGGACTGGGCTATTCCTTTGcttaaagagaagaagaaattgctCAACATCGTGGATCCTAGATTAGAAGGAGACTATCCTATTAAAGGAGTTCACAAGGCAGCAATGCTAGCTTATCATTGCTTGAACCGAAATCCGAAAGCAAGGCCTCTAATGCGAGATATCGTTGATTCCTTGGAACCTTTACAGGAACCTGAAGATGTTCAGAACGAAAAACCTGTGCTCACTGTGATTCATGGCGTCGCAGATGGCCAGTTAAAGGGAAAAGAAGGTTCAATGTAA